A single window of Sphingobium sp. SCG-1 DNA harbors:
- the corA gene encoding magnesium/cobalt transporter CorA yields MTVVAAYLYQNGRQIRPISIDEISPCTGGSDEFVWIGLFEPTEDELRTLQTQFGLHPLAVEDALLAHQLPKVDVYGDQLFVVSRTAHLEKEKIAYGETSIFVGRNHIISVRHGSARAHTELRSHLEAAPSLLAHGVDYVLHAIIDFIVDGYLPIVETIEEEVLEIEQRAMDAFLAREDVTRIFGLRRETIRFQRILGPMAELCSKLVHLDMPCIDKDTRPYFRDVLDHVRRVENMAGGLRDNLASVFEVSSLLEQQRQGGITRQLAAWAAILAVPTAIAGIYGMNFENMPELKTEYGYYVVLIVIAVICAVLYARFKRAQWL; encoded by the coding sequence GTGACGGTCGTTGCTGCCTATCTTTATCAAAACGGCCGGCAGATCCGTCCGATCTCCATTGATGAGATCAGCCCATGCACGGGCGGATCAGATGAATTCGTCTGGATTGGTCTGTTCGAACCTACCGAGGATGAACTGCGCACCTTGCAGACGCAGTTCGGCCTTCATCCTCTGGCGGTCGAAGACGCGCTCCTTGCGCATCAGTTGCCCAAGGTGGACGTGTATGGCGACCAGTTATTCGTCGTGTCCCGGACGGCTCATCTGGAAAAAGAGAAGATCGCCTATGGCGAGACTTCGATTTTCGTTGGGCGCAATCACATCATCTCCGTTCGTCATGGGTCGGCCCGCGCGCATACCGAACTGCGCAGTCATTTGGAGGCGGCACCGTCCTTGCTCGCCCACGGCGTTGACTATGTGCTGCACGCGATCATCGACTTTATTGTCGATGGCTATCTGCCCATCGTCGAGACCATCGAAGAGGAAGTGCTGGAGATCGAGCAGCGGGCGATGGACGCCTTCCTGGCGCGGGAGGATGTCACGCGCATCTTCGGCCTGCGTCGTGAGACCATCCGCTTTCAGCGCATACTGGGACCAATGGCGGAGCTATGCAGCAAACTCGTCCATCTCGACATGCCCTGCATCGACAAGGATACGCGCCCGTATTTCCGCGACGTGCTCGATCATGTTCGGCGAGTCGAGAACATGGCCGGCGGCTTGCGTGACAATCTGGCGTCGGTGTTCGAAGTCAGCAGTTTGCTGGAGCAGCAGCGGCAGGGCGGCATCACACGCCAACTTGCTGCATGGGCGGCCATATTGGCGGTGCCGACGGCAATCGCGGGCATCTACGGCATGAATTTCGAGAACATGCCGGAGCTAAAGACCGAATATGGTTATTATGTCGTTCTGATTGTGATCGCCGTGATCTGCGCCGTTCTTTATGCCCGGTTCAAGCGCGCCCAATGGCTTTGA
- a CDS encoding PilZ domain-containing protein has product MAEPSLSLPSGTPQEQSRREERKPLMLRIADSGPDTAVIMDISVGGALLRTSQPLTIGDSITINLPHGPAAEARVTWSSGPLAGCQFVKPITEAMISAALLKSDPIIPESTVLPGNDFAQDAPDRSRMARGIPIIIGSSLLLWAGIAGAFALI; this is encoded by the coding sequence GTGGCCGAACCTTCTCTCTCACTGCCCAGCGGCACACCGCAGGAGCAATCGCGCCGTGAAGAACGCAAGCCGCTTATGCTGCGCATCGCCGATTCAGGGCCGGATACGGCCGTCATCATGGACATTTCCGTCGGCGGCGCGCTGCTTCGCACGTCGCAGCCACTGACGATCGGCGACAGCATCACCATCAACTTGCCGCATGGCCCTGCTGCCGAAGCGCGCGTGACGTGGAGCAGCGGCCCGCTGGCCGGATGTCAGTTCGTAAAGCCAATTACCGAAGCGATGATAAGCGCCGCCTTGTTGAAAAGCGATCCGATCATTCCGGAATCCACTGTGTTGCCCGGCAATGATTTCGCGCAGGATGCGCCCGACCGGTCGCGCATGGCGCGGGGTATTCCGATTATCATCGGATCGTCGCTGTTGCTCTGGGCGGGAATCGCGGGCGCATTCGCCCTGATCTGA